A window of Acropora muricata isolate sample 2 chromosome 3, ASM3666990v1, whole genome shotgun sequence contains these coding sequences:
- the LOC136912241 gene encoding uncharacterized protein: MRSDCMTSEREKFFCRRLLFKLYPCEDGTETDSDASDQEEISVKTTECNVYMNASFEGRKRMQSEEKEREQGSSQQASQVEQDKQNNEATSLRSFASVKKRSLSEAESTDQSPSAQFVTGNIGTENSESKSVDSSNKASKPSKNQKRKMKKKRRKERLLSERTKETTRSNTKEFTCETHTYQTS; this comes from the exons TCTTTTGTCGTCGACTTCTGTTTAAGCTGTATCCTTGTGAGGATGGCACTGAGACAGATTCAGATGCGAGTGACCAAGAAGAAATTTCAGTTAAGACAACGGAATGTAACGTGTACATGAACGCGTCTTTTGAGGGAAGGAAACGAATGCAAAGCGAAGAGAAAG aaagaGAACAGGGTTCATCACAACAGGCTTCTCAGGTTGAACAAGATAAGCAAAACAATGAGGCCACGTCCTTGAGATCATTCGCGTCTGTCAAAAAACGAAGTCTCTCAGAGGCTGAAAGCACCGATCAGAGTCCTAGTGCTCAGTTCGTGACCGGGAATATTGGCACGGAAAATAGTGAGTCCAAGTCTGTGGATTCAAGCAATAAAGCTTCGAAACCGTCCAAGAATCAAAAGAGAAAGATGAAGAAAAAGCGGCGAAAGGAAAGGTTGTTGTCGGAGAG GACCAAAGAAACGACGAGGTCGAATACCAAAGAATTCACCTGTGAGACACACACGTATCAAACAAGTTAA